A genomic region of Candidatus Atribacteria bacterium ADurb.Bin276 contains the following coding sequences:
- the potB gene encoding Spermidine/putrescine transport system permease protein PotB, giving the protein MKPTLTTKLNARPRGQSSFFSKIWIGVPITTWLFLLIIIPICIMLVTSFYIKEGSVVVKKISLVNYLEFFINPIYLPIFFRTLLLALLVSLTSILLGYPLAYLVSRKVKRFRNQLYMLVIVPLWVSYLVRIVAWRTILGRVGVLNTILLSLKIIDEPLSIFIYSPFAVYVALIYIALPYVFISIFNSLEKIPKNLLDASADLGANSFNTFLHVILPLSMPGVISGFTLAFVIALGDYIIPQQLGGLNGMMFGNLIVTQFGYAYNWPLGAALGFIMFTVAVVILLVSQKFGSSEGFLE; this is encoded by the coding sequence ATGAAACCAACCTTGACAACTAAATTGAATGCCAGACCAAGAGGGCAATCTTCCTTTTTTTCCAAAATTTGGATTGGTGTCCCTATAACCACCTGGCTGTTTTTATTAATCATCATTCCAATCTGCATTATGCTGGTTACCAGTTTCTATATCAAAGAAGGCTCTGTGGTGGTTAAAAAAATTAGCCTGGTGAACTATTTAGAATTTTTTATAAATCCAATCTACCTTCCTATCTTCTTTCGAACCCTCCTCTTAGCACTTTTAGTATCTCTTACTTCAATATTATTAGGATATCCTTTGGCTTATTTAGTATCAAGAAAAGTAAAACGCTTTCGAAATCAACTCTATATGCTGGTCATTGTTCCTTTATGGGTAAGTTATCTGGTTCGGATCGTGGCCTGGCGAACTATATTAGGACGAGTTGGGGTCCTCAATACCATTCTCCTTTCACTAAAAATTATCGATGAACCACTCTCCATCTTTATCTATAGTCCTTTTGCTGTTTATGTCGCTCTCATCTATATTGCCTTACCCTATGTGTTTATTTCTATATTTAATTCCTTGGAAAAAATCCCCAAAAATCTTTTAGACGCCTCCGCTGACCTGGGTGCTAATAGTTTTAATACCTTTCTCCATGTCATTCTTCCTCTTTCTATGCCAGGAGTAATTAGCGGTTTTACTCTTGCTTTTGTTATCGCTCTTGGTGATTATATTATTCCCCAGCAATTGGGAGGTTTGAATGGAATGATGTTCGGTAATCTCATTGTCACTCAGTTTGGTTATGCTTATAACTGGCCGTTAGGAGCAGCATTAGGCTTCATAATGTTTACAGTTGCAGTCGTTATCCTACTAGTTTCACAAAAATTTGGTTCATCAGAAGGGTTTTTAGAATAA
- the ydcV gene encoding Inner membrane ABC transporter permease protein YdcV, with protein sequence MKKTSNLKSKNKSFPFLSIYGTLVYFYLYFPLLVVFVYSLNSSRSTMKFEGITFDWYMKLFQNKELLNSLFHSLQVSGLAVLFAVVMGTSGALFLNRIEFKGKDFFRTLAMLPIILPGIIVGLSLLIFFLNLKLQLSMWTVILGHMSFTTPVVMFQVLARLARLSRNLENAAMDLGANPFQAFIYVTFPMIKRAVIGGALLAFTMSFDEIIITYFLTSTYNTLPIYLYGMLRFGLSPEVYAISTVVLGLSILLIILMAKYTGSGEESIVVR encoded by the coding sequence ATGAAAAAGACATCGAATCTAAAAAGTAAGAATAAATCTTTCCCTTTTTTGAGTATTTATGGAACTTTAGTGTATTTTTATCTCTATTTCCCTTTGTTGGTCGTTTTTGTTTATTCACTCAACTCCTCTCGCTCAACCATGAAGTTTGAAGGGATAACGTTTGATTGGTATATGAAACTCTTTCAAAATAAAGAACTATTAAACTCACTTTTTCACTCCCTTCAGGTTTCAGGATTGGCAGTTCTTTTTGCAGTAGTCATGGGAACATCGGGGGCGCTTTTCCTTAACCGAATTGAATTCAAGGGAAAAGACTTTTTTCGCACGCTGGCTATGCTTCCCATCATCCTCCCCGGAATAATAGTTGGTCTTTCTTTATTGATATTTTTTCTCAATTTGAAGCTACAGTTATCAATGTGGACCGTCATCCTTGGGCATATGAGCTTTACTACACCAGTCGTTATGTTTCAGGTCTTAGCTCGCTTAGCACGTCTTTCTAGAAATTTAGAAAATGCTGCCATGGACCTAGGCGCCAATCCATTCCAAGCTTTTATTTATGTAACCTTTCCCATGATCAAAAGAGCAGTCATTGGGGGAGCACTGCTGGCTTTTACCATGTCTTTTGATGAAATCATCATAACTTATTTTCTTACCAGTACCTACAATACTCTTCCCATCTATCTTTATGGCATGCTTCGCTTTGGTCTTTCTCCTGAGGTTTATGCGATCTCGACGGTTGTACTTGGTTTATCCATCCTATTAATAATTCTCATGGCAAAATATACCGGGAGCGGAGAAGAATCAATTGTTGTCCGTT